The following is a genomic window from Sedimenticola thiotaurini.
GCCCAGACCCTGAGCCACGCTCGGGAGATGGTGGAACGCACCAACAGTTGAGCGAGGCCCGGTGTCAAATCCGTCTGTCGACTATTTCGCCTTCTTATGGCGGCAGTTCTCATCCAGGCATTTGCCGTAGATGACCAGTTCGTGGTCGCTGATCTGAAACCCCAGATCATTGGCAATTATCTGCTGACGTTTCTCGATGGTGTCATCGACAAACTCCTGTACCCGACCACAGGTGATGCAGACAATATGGTCGTGGTGGCTACCCCGACTGAGTTCAAACACCGAGTAACCATCCTCAAAATGGCGTTTCTCCACCAGGCCGGCACTTTCAAACTGGGTGAGCACCCGATAGACGGTCGCCAAGCCGATATCTTCATTGGCAGCCAGCAGCATCTTATAGACATCCTCTGCACTGACATGCCGTTCCGGGCTCTTCTCCAGCAGCTCAAGAATCTTCACCCGAGGTGCGGTCACCTTCAAGCCAGCCTTCCTAATATCCTGATCTTCCAAAACAAATTACCTCAGGTGTTTTCATGCTGTGATTCAGGTATCATTCCGGCCAACTTCAGATTTGGATAGATCCCTTATCAAACCGGAAAGATTGAATGCAAAAGCTTCTCATCTATTGGGTATGTGGTGCAAGCCTCCTACTCGCTGGCTGTTCTACCGTCAAGGACATCAGTAACGCCATCCCTGACGCGCTGAACAGACTGCCATTGGTCTATCGCCCCGATATCCAGCAGGGCAACGTTGTCAGTCAGGAGGCCATCAACAATCTGAAGCCGGGCATGTCAAAGAGCCAGGTCAGCTACTTGCTGGGAACCCCGATGTTAGTGGACGTATTTCACCAGGACCGGTGGGACTATTTTTACAGCATGAAGACCGGTAACGAGGAGATCAAGCAGGAGCGGGTCACCCTGTACTTTGTGGACGATCGTCTGACCCGGATCGAAGGGGACTACCGGCCGGAACCCACGGATGAATTGATCGAGACCAAACCGGAAGATGAGCTGATTATCTCGGTACCGGATTATACCGGCGACGATCAGGGTATCTTCTCCCGGGTTTTGGAATCTGTTGGCATCGAGCCGGACGAATAAACCGGTTCAGCCGGTCTCCTTGCCGCCCCCTTTCTTCAGCTGCTTGCCCTGGGCTGCGCGTTTCTTACGGGCCTCTTTCGGGTCGGCAATC
Proteins encoded in this region:
- the fur gene encoding ferric iron uptake transcriptional regulator → MEDQDIRKAGLKVTAPRVKILELLEKSPERHVSAEDVYKMLLAANEDIGLATVYRVLTQFESAGLVEKRHFEDGYSVFELSRGSHHDHIVCITCGRVQEFVDDTIEKRQQIIANDLGFQISDHELVIYGKCLDENCRHKKAK
- a CDS encoding outer membrane protein assembly factor BamE — protein: MQKLLIYWVCGASLLLAGCSTVKDISNAIPDALNRLPLVYRPDIQQGNVVSQEAINNLKPGMSKSQVSYLLGTPMLVDVFHQDRWDYFYSMKTGNEEIKQERVTLYFVDDRLTRIEGDYRPEPTDELIETKPEDELIISVPDYTGDDQGIFSRVLESVGIEPDE